A region from the uncultured Macellibacteroides sp. genome encodes:
- a CDS encoding TonB-dependent receptor → MKKLRSTQWHKLPCENLITKIPLQTERPGWCFKSKFLMKCVACVLVAGTMQVLMPTYAQAVNSLFDAETISQQTKIVTGVVKDQKGEALIGVNIVEKGTSNGTITDIEGNFRLSASPGAILVVTYVGYVAQTVQVGDKNNLSIILKEDSKGLEEIVVVGYGTQKRVNLTGAVEQVTSEVFDNRPMANVTQGLQGAVPNLNISLSDGKPTRTAGFNVRGTTSIGQGGSALVLIDGVEGDPSMLNPNDIASVSVLKDAASASIYGARGAFGVVLITTKNPSKEKTSVTYNGNFSIKSPTVVPDMVSDSYEYATMFKDAYSAFYDYSRTPSTIHKAVSFSQSWYETLASHRPGSGLADVETDAKGNYLYYANTDWYDMMYKDQTLSNDHNVTVQGGSDKADFMVSGRFYDQEGLFSYNSDDYTMYNMRAKGSAQIFPWLKAENNMEFSQMNYHNPLTVADGNVWYGLESEAQPMSPMFNPDGTLTMAAAYSVGDLWYGKNGTDTDKRVLRNTTSFTASFLENTLRVKGDITFRNTDKTDETRRVQVPYSSKEGVISYLGSSTNDFSKTNATSKYLATNIYAEYEKTFNEAHYVKGMIGYNYEQSIYNYLLTRRNGLIFEDADNMNMANGNGIKLSSDYEKWRIAGGFFRLNYSFNDRYLLEVNGRMDGSTKFPSNQQWAFFPSVSAGWRVSEEPFWHVNENIFSDMKLRLSYGSLGNGNISSYAYRELFTIAQMSHLINGTLKQKTNSPTIVPDGLTWETATTSNVGLDFGSLKGRLRFSGDAYIRKTTDMFTVGTALPAVYGATVPKGNYADMTTKGWELSISWRDHFNVADKPFNYDIRFTLADYTATIDKYNNPEMNLGNYNDARCEYYEGMILGEIWGYETEGFFTSDEDVANHASQKLYYASNSGTWLPGDIKFKDLNNDGVIDYGTNKVKDSGDKKVIGNSTPRYTYSFNVGGDWNGIFFSAFFQGVGKQDWWPGTDNALFWGQYNRPYNNIPTSMIGEIWSEENPNTYFPRYRGYVALQGTRELSVVQTKYLQNAAYLRLKNLQVGYNFPKAIVNAAKMQAARIYLSGENLFCWSPLYKHTKNFDVTNIYGEDSEARSVAGDGGTNSIISNGGQSYSYPLLKSISLGLSVTF, encoded by the coding sequence ATGAAAAAACTAAGAAGTACTCAATGGCATAAATTGCCGTGTGAAAACTTAATCACAAAAATTCCATTGCAAACCGAAAGACCTGGATGGTGTTTCAAAAGCAAATTTTTAATGAAATGTGTAGCGTGTGTTCTTGTAGCAGGAACAATGCAGGTATTGATGCCCACTTACGCCCAAGCGGTCAACTCTTTGTTTGATGCCGAAACTATTTCGCAACAAACGAAAATAGTTACCGGTGTTGTAAAAGATCAAAAAGGTGAAGCACTTATAGGTGTTAACATCGTAGAGAAAGGAACTTCGAACGGAACAATTACCGACATTGAAGGAAACTTCAGACTTTCGGCATCTCCAGGCGCAATTTTGGTTGTTACCTATGTGGGATATGTTGCGCAGACAGTTCAGGTGGGAGATAAAAACAATCTTTCTATCATACTGAAAGAAGATTCCAAGGGGTTGGAAGAGATCGTTGTTGTTGGTTATGGTACACAGAAAAGAGTGAATCTTACCGGTGCGGTAGAACAGGTAACCAGTGAGGTTTTTGATAACCGTCCTATGGCCAATGTTACACAGGGGTTGCAAGGGGCTGTGCCAAACCTAAACATATCTCTTTCGGATGGTAAACCAACACGTACTGCCGGATTCAATGTCCGTGGTACTACATCCATTGGTCAGGGTGGGAGTGCTTTGGTGCTGATCGACGGGGTTGAAGGAGATCCTTCCATGCTTAACCCCAATGATATAGCCAGTGTTTCGGTGTTAAAGGATGCTGCTTCTGCATCAATCTACGGTGCTCGTGGTGCATTTGGGGTAGTGCTGATTACTACAAAAAATCCAAGCAAGGAAAAAACTTCTGTAACCTATAACGGAAACTTTTCTATCAAGTCTCCTACGGTTGTCCCGGATATGGTGTCCGATTCGTATGAATATGCAACGATGTTTAAAGATGCTTATTCTGCCTTTTACGATTATTCCCGAACACCTTCTACAATTCATAAAGCAGTCTCCTTTTCGCAAAGCTGGTATGAAACCCTGGCATCTCATCGTCCGGGATCAGGACTGGCAGACGTTGAAACAGATGCAAAGGGTAATTATCTTTATTATGCGAATACAGACTGGTATGATATGATGTATAAAGACCAGACGCTTTCAAATGACCACAACGTAACTGTTCAGGGAGGAAGTGATAAAGCCGACTTTATGGTTTCGGGTCGATTCTATGATCAGGAAGGGCTTTTTAGTTATAACAGCGACGATTATACTATGTACAATATGCGCGCGAAAGGCTCGGCTCAGATATTCCCGTGGTTAAAAGCCGAAAACAATATGGAGTTCTCTCAGATGAACTACCACAATCCACTGACAGTCGCCGACGGAAATGTATGGTATGGTCTTGAAAGCGAAGCCCAGCCAATGAGCCCAATGTTCAATCCAGACGGTACGTTGACGATGGCTGCAGCTTACAGTGTGGGTGACCTTTGGTATGGCAAGAATGGAACGGATACAGATAAACGAGTACTTCGTAATACAACTTCATTTACGGCTTCTTTCCTTGAGAATACCCTTCGTGTTAAAGGTGATATTACATTCCGTAATACAGACAAAACAGACGAAACTCGCCGGGTTCAGGTTCCTTACAGTTCAAAAGAAGGGGTTATTTCATACCTTGGTTCTTCAACCAACGACTTCAGTAAAACAAACGCTACTTCCAAATATTTGGCGACAAACATTTATGCCGAATACGAAAAAACTTTTAATGAGGCTCATTATGTGAAAGGCATGATTGGATACAATTACGAACAATCTATCTATAATTATTTGCTGACAAGGCGTAACGGTTTGATTTTCGAAGATGCCGATAACATGAACATGGCTAATGGAAACGGTATTAAACTATCCAGTGATTATGAAAAATGGCGTATTGCGGGTGGTTTCTTTCGTTTAAATTATTCATTTAACGATCGATATTTGCTGGAAGTAAACGGACGTATGGATGGATCTACAAAATTCCCTTCGAATCAGCAATGGGCATTCTTCCCTTCCGTTTCGGCTGGTTGGAGAGTTTCTGAAGAACCGTTCTGGCATGTGAATGAAAATATTTTCTCTGACATGAAGCTTCGTTTATCTTATGGTTCCTTGGGTAATGGAAATATTTCTTCCTATGCTTACCGTGAATTATTTACGATTGCGCAAATGAGTCACCTTATTAACGGTACTTTGAAACAGAAAACCAATTCCCCAACGATTGTCCCCGACGGACTTACCTGGGAAACAGCTACTACATCTAATGTGGGATTAGATTTTGGTTCACTTAAAGGGCGATTACGTTTTTCGGGGGATGCTTATATACGCAAAACCACTGATATGTTCACTGTGGGAACGGCTTTACCTGCTGTTTACGGAGCAACTGTACCCAAAGGAAATTATGCTGATATGACGACCAAAGGATGGGAACTTTCTATCTCATGGCGTGATCATTTCAATGTGGCCGACAAGCCTTTCAATTATGACATTCGTTTCACATTGGCTGATTATACAGCTACAATTGATAAATATAATAACCCTGAAATGAACCTGGGAAATTATAACGATGCCCGTTGCGAATATTATGAAGGCATGATTTTAGGTGAAATATGGGGTTACGAAACCGAAGGCTTCTTTACTTCGGATGAAGATGTAGCTAATCATGCTTCTCAGAAGTTGTATTATGCATCCAATTCAGGTACTTGGTTGCCGGGAGATATTAAATTTAAGGATCTGAACAACGATGGAGTGATCGACTACGGTACAAATAAAGTAAAAGACTCTGGAGATAAGAAGGTTATAGGTAACTCTACGCCCCGATATACATACAGTTTTAATGTGGGAGGTGACTGGAATGGCATCTTTTTCTCTGCTTTCTTCCAAGGGGTAGGTAAGCAAGACTGGTGGCCTGGTACGGACAATGCATTATTCTGGGGACAGTACAACCGTCCTTATAATAACATTCCTACATCCATGATTGGAGAAATATGGTCGGAAGAAAATCCGAATACTTACTTTCCCCGCTACAGAGGTTATGTTGCTTTGCAGGGAACTCGCGAACTATCTGTTGTTCAGACTAAATATTTGCAAAATGCGGCTTATCTTCGTCTGAAAAATCTACAGGTTGGTTACAACTTTCCCAAGGCAATTGTGAATGCGGCCAAAATGCAGGCAGCGCGTATTTACCTTTCCGGCGAAAATCTCTTTTGTTGGTCTCCTCTTTATAAGCATACCAAAAACTTCGACGTTACAAATATATACGGAGAAGATTCGGAAGCTAGATCAGTGGCAGGAGATGGAGGAACAAACTCTATCATTAGTAATGGTGGTCAGTCTTACAGCTACCCGTTACTTAAGAGTATCAGTTTGGGTTTATCAGTTACTTTCTAA
- a CDS encoding putative DNA modification/repair radical SAM protein, producing the protein MDDNVLEKLKILAESAKYDVSCSSSGTTRSNQKNGIGNAAGWGICHSFAEDGRCISLLKIMLTNYCIYDCAYCINRRSNDLKRATFSVSELVNLTIEFYRRNYIEGLFLSSGVVRNPDYTMERLVRVAKDLRLVHRFNGYIHLKSIPGASRELVNEAGLYADRLSVNIEIPNEKSLQLLAPEKNFLSVFKPMSYIQQGVLQSAEERKKYRYAPRFAPAGQSTQMIVGASAENDKDILRLSSSLYQRPSMKRVYYSGYIPVNTYDNRLPALKQPPLVRENRLYQADWLLRFYEFKVDEIVNDAFPDLDLEIDPKLSWALRHPEAFPVDINKADYEMLLRIPGIGVKSAKLIIVSRRYGRLGASQLKKIGVVMKKSQYFITCHELPTRTVNELTPEMVRSVLTRKPGKVTDDRQLVLQFQE; encoded by the coding sequence ATGGATGATAATGTTCTCGAAAAGCTTAAAATACTGGCCGAGTCGGCCAAATATGATGTTTCCTGTTCGTCAAGCGGAACTACACGTTCCAATCAGAAGAATGGAATAGGGAATGCTGCCGGCTGGGGTATTTGTCATAGTTTTGCCGAAGATGGTCGCTGCATTTCATTATTGAAAATAATGCTGACCAACTATTGTATATATGATTGCGCTTACTGCATTAATCGCCGAAGCAACGACCTTAAAAGGGCTACTTTTTCTGTTTCAGAATTGGTTAATCTGACCATCGAATTTTACAGACGAAATTACATTGAAGGGCTTTTTCTGAGTTCCGGAGTTGTTCGGAATCCTGATTATACCATGGAACGATTAGTTCGTGTAGCCAAAGACTTACGATTGGTGCATCGGTTTAACGGATATATTCATCTGAAAAGTATTCCGGGAGCGAGTCGTGAACTGGTAAACGAAGCAGGATTGTATGCCGATCGCCTTAGCGTGAATATCGAAATACCTAACGAAAAAAGCTTGCAGTTACTTGCTCCGGAAAAGAATTTCCTAAGTGTATTTAAACCGATGTCGTATATCCAGCAGGGAGTTCTTCAAAGTGCGGAGGAACGCAAGAAATACAGATACGCTCCCCGTTTTGCACCTGCGGGTCAAAGTACACAGATGATTGTGGGGGCATCGGCCGAGAACGACAAAGATATACTTAGATTATCGTCTTCCCTTTATCAGCGTCCGTCCATGAAGCGGGTCTACTATTCGGGGTATATTCCTGTAAATACGTACGACAATCGCTTGCCTGCATTAAAGCAACCTCCGCTTGTACGAGAAAATCGCTTGTATCAGGCCGACTGGTTACTTCGGTTTTATGAGTTTAAAGTTGACGAGATTGTGAATGATGCTTTCCCAGATCTTGATCTGGAGATAGATCCCAAGCTTTCATGGGCTTTACGTCATCCCGAAGCCTTTCCTGTTGATATTAATAAAGCTGATTACGAGATGCTTCTTCGTATCCCGGGCATTGGAGTAAAATCGGCCAAACTGATTATTGTTTCCCGCCGTTACGGGCGTTTGGGTGCTTCTCAACTTAAAAAGATAGGCGTGGTTATGAAGAAGTCGCAGTACTTCATAACCTGTCACGAATTACCTACACGCACTGTAAACGAACTTACTCCGGAAATGGTACGTAGTGTGTTAACCAGAAAACCGGGGAAAGTGACGGACGATCGTCAATTGGTTCTTCAGTTTCAGGAGTAG
- a CDS encoding TIGR03915 family putative DNA repair protein has translation MVIFLYDKTFDGLLTAVYDAYFRKSFPDVLLAQGAPLPLFYDELVTIYTDDEKVDRVWKGLQKKISESALSCLAVCWLSELPEVDILLFRYIRKAFDSPKSIELNFGDTDILEVSKIWKKVNQEKHRVIEFVRFQKTEDGTFFAAMEPMYNVLPLVTSHFKDRFADQKWLLYDLKREYGYYYDLTEVSEVRFDNKDSHLLSGILNDNLMAEDEKIFQRLWKEYFKAITIRERINPRLHRQHMPVRFWKYLTEKQN, from the coding sequence ATGGTAATCTTCCTTTACGATAAAACTTTCGATGGCTTACTGACTGCCGTTTATGATGCTTACTTCCGCAAATCGTTTCCGGATGTTTTGCTGGCTCAGGGAGCACCGCTCCCCTTGTTTTATGATGAGTTGGTGACCATCTATACGGATGATGAGAAGGTAGACCGGGTATGGAAAGGTCTGCAAAAAAAAATATCTGAATCTGCTCTCTCTTGTCTTGCCGTTTGCTGGCTTTCCGAATTGCCAGAGGTAGATATTCTCCTGTTTAGGTATATTCGCAAAGCATTCGACTCACCAAAGTCCATTGAATTAAATTTTGGAGACACTGACATCCTGGAAGTGTCAAAAATATGGAAAAAAGTAAACCAAGAGAAGCACAGGGTTATTGAGTTTGTTCGTTTTCAAAAGACAGAAGATGGCACTTTTTTCGCGGCTATGGAGCCTATGTACAACGTTTTGCCTCTGGTAACAAGCCACTTTAAAGATCGGTTTGCCGATCAGAAATGGCTTCTTTACGACCTGAAAAGGGAATATGGATATTACTACGACCTTACAGAGGTATCAGAAGTTCGTTTCGACAACAAGGATTCCCATCTGCTTTCGGGTATCCTGAATGATAATCTAATGGCCGAAGACGAAAAAATATTTCAACGTCTCTGGAAAGAATATTTTAAGGCCATCACCATTCGGGAACGTATCAACCCTCGGCTACATAGGCAACACATGCCCGTACGATTCTGGAAATACCTGACTGAAAAGCAAAATTAA
- the hemH gene encoding ferrochelatase: MNKEKSALLLVNVGTPDNPSVNAVRRYLFQFLNDPRVIDLSWLARKMLVNLIIVPFRAPKSAKLYKRLWTKEGSPLLINSLKLKEKLQNKLNGEADVFIAMRYGEPSIKKAIEAIRTGGYKKVIILPMFPQYASSTSGTAIQAVFKEMENWNTIPFVHTISKFYDHPAFLEAFTQRIATYKPQEYDYVLFSYHGLPNNHNDKSHPEIASASCSCEKAMPSHGRFCYKASCYETTRQLVDRLNLEEDKYATSFQSRLSNNWMTPFTDKTLDSLAKKGIKRLLVVAPSFTADCLETTDEIGHEYKKEFLNAGGQELTLVESLNADDLWVEALKKIVSMYL, encoded by the coding sequence ATGAATAAAGAGAAATCAGCACTCCTGCTTGTGAACGTTGGCACGCCAGACAATCCTTCGGTAAATGCAGTTCGTCGCTACTTGTTTCAGTTTCTCAACGATCCGCGGGTAATTGATCTGTCCTGGCTGGCACGAAAAATGCTGGTTAATCTTATTATCGTTCCCTTTCGTGCACCAAAATCGGCTAAGCTATACAAGCGTTTGTGGACAAAAGAAGGATCACCGTTGCTTATCAACTCATTAAAATTAAAGGAAAAGCTGCAAAATAAACTCAACGGAGAGGCCGATGTATTCATCGCTATGCGCTATGGAGAACCATCCATTAAAAAGGCAATTGAAGCCATCCGCACAGGCGGTTACAAGAAAGTGATTATTCTCCCGATGTTTCCCCAATACGCTTCGTCTACCAGTGGCACTGCAATACAAGCCGTATTTAAAGAGATGGAAAACTGGAATACCATTCCATTCGTACACACAATTAGTAAGTTTTACGATCATCCGGCCTTTCTTGAGGCTTTTACACAACGGATCGCAACCTACAAACCCCAAGAATACGATTATGTGTTGTTCAGCTACCACGGATTACCCAATAATCATAACGATAAAAGTCATCCAGAAATTGCTTCGGCAAGTTGCAGCTGCGAAAAGGCAATGCCTTCACACGGTCGTTTTTGCTACAAAGCATCCTGTTACGAAACAACCCGTCAGCTTGTTGATCGGTTAAATCTTGAAGAAGATAAGTATGCGACTTCGTTTCAGTCGCGCCTCTCCAATAACTGGATGACGCCATTTACCGACAAAACCTTAGACTCTCTTGCAAAAAAAGGAATAAAACGCTTACTTGTGGTTGCACCCTCTTTTACCGCCGACTGCCTAGAAACAACCGATGAAATAGGACACGAGTACAAAAAAGAGTTTTTAAACGCCGGCGGACAAGAGCTTACACTTGTGGAAAGTCTGAACGCCGATGATTTATGGGTTGAAGCCTTAAAGAAAATAGTATCTATGTACTTATAA
- a CDS encoding FKBP-type peptidyl-prolyl cis-trans isomerase gives MSLKHKDYKEANIRFLKENLNEEGVEVLPCGVQYKVIVNGKGTIPTAKSTVQVHYCGTLIDGTEFDNSFKRKRPETFRVNEVIKGWQEALKAMPSGSRWMIYIPFELGYGTMAAGTIKPYSTLIFEVELLGVK, from the coding sequence ATGAGTTTAAAACATAAAGACTATAAAGAGGCGAACATTCGCTTTCTGAAAGAAAACCTCAATGAAGAGGGGGTAGAGGTATTGCCTTGCGGCGTTCAGTACAAAGTGATAGTGAATGGCAAAGGGACGATACCAACGGCGAAAAGTACGGTTCAGGTTCACTATTGCGGTACGTTGATAGACGGAACAGAATTTGATAACTCTTTTAAGCGTAAACGGCCGGAAACCTTCCGGGTGAATGAAGTGATAAAAGGCTGGCAGGAGGCTCTTAAGGCAATGCCATCAGGCTCACGCTGGATGATTTATATTCCTTTTGAACTAGGTTACGGAACGATGGCTGCCGGAACCATCAAACCTTATTCAACCTTAATTTTTGAAGTCGAGTTATTAGGAGTGAAATAG
- a CDS encoding NifB/NifX family molybdenum-iron cluster-binding protein, which produces MKIAVPVKENNQIDVHFGHCEFYQIYEVSDKNEVLSIQKMDSPQGCGCKSNIAEVFQNEGVKFMLAGGIGDGAISKLNAHGISVVRNCSGDVSVLVQQYLSGELKDGGSNCQSHDNDHICDNH; this is translated from the coding sequence ATGAAAATAGCAGTACCGGTAAAAGAAAACAATCAGATTGATGTCCATTTTGGTCATTGTGAATTTTATCAGATTTATGAAGTTTCGGATAAAAATGAGGTTCTTTCGATTCAAAAGATGGATTCCCCACAGGGATGTGGCTGTAAATCGAATATTGCTGAAGTATTCCAAAATGAAGGTGTGAAATTTATGTTGGCAGGAGGCATCGGAGATGGTGCGATAAGTAAATTGAACGCACATGGAATTTCTGTTGTAAGAAACTGCAGCGGGGATGTTTCAGTACTTGTACAACAGTACCTGTCCGGCGAATTGAAAGATGGCGGGAGTAATTGTCAGTCACACGACAATGATCACATTTGTGATAACCATTGA
- a CDS encoding MBL fold metallo-hydrolase, whose protein sequence is MKLVVLSDNRSKDGLLETEHGLCIYLETSTHKWLLDTGASDLFIRNAKRLNILLEEVDFVFISHGHADHIGGLVSFLELNSKAKVFLSQYAIIERFFSSRAGKKEIGISLDLEKYGHRLSFIKKNMYVGSDVIIFSNSSDSFPAPEANRMLYSDKGNGIDQDDFKHELFICFGTEELLVYTGCAHKGLLNMLDAIERGTEKPVSKLIGGFHLPDSTESLLFETEEELSVIGTELQTNYPHTHFITGHCTGSHAFNQLKEKLQERIVWFYTGYSIE, encoded by the coding sequence ATGAAACTGGTTGTATTATCAGACAATCGGAGCAAAGACGGATTGCTGGAGACAGAGCATGGTTTATGCATTTATTTGGAAACGTCCACACATAAATGGTTGCTTGATACCGGAGCCTCCGATTTGTTTATCCGGAATGCAAAGAGACTCAATATTTTACTGGAAGAGGTTGACTTTGTATTTATTTCACATGGTCACGCTGATCATATAGGAGGTCTGGTTTCTTTTTTGGAACTAAATTCAAAAGCGAAAGTGTTTTTGTCGCAATATGCGATTATTGAGCGCTTTTTTTCATCACGAGCTGGGAAAAAGGAAATTGGTATATCTCTTGATTTAGAAAAATACGGACATCGTCTGTCTTTCATAAAAAAGAATATGTATGTTGGGAGCGATGTAATTATCTTTTCAAATTCATCAGATTCATTCCCAGCTCCTGAAGCCAATCGAATGCTATATTCGGATAAGGGAAATGGAATCGACCAAGATGATTTTAAGCATGAGCTTTTTATTTGTTTTGGAACTGAAGAGCTTTTGGTTTACACCGGATGTGCTCATAAAGGGTTACTTAATATGCTTGATGCAATTGAACGGGGCACAGAAAAACCTGTTTCTAAACTGATAGGAGGTTTTCATCTGCCGGATAGCACAGAGAGCCTTCTTTTTGAAACAGAAGAAGAACTTTCAGTTATTGGAACTGAATTGCAGACTAATTATCCGCATACTCATTTTATTACGGGTCATTGTACAGGTTCCCATGCCTTTAATCAGTTAAAAGAAAAGTTGCAAGAACGTATTGTCTGGTTTTATACTGGATATTCGATAGAATAA
- a CDS encoding DUF134 domain-containing protein, which translates to MPRPKQFRKICSPPLMQGYKPFGIPRRSLSQVILQFDEYEAIRLLDYEGMNQEQAAEQMNVSRPTLTRIYEQARKTIAKAFVEGKMIMIEGGEVLFGRPWFRCKRCFKLVDGMANHVHCKNCTSFSEEELTPVNKE; encoded by the coding sequence ATGCCCCGTCCCAAACAATTTCGAAAAATTTGTTCGCCGCCCTTAATGCAAGGATATAAACCTTTTGGTATTCCGCGGAGATCTCTGAGTCAGGTTATACTTCAGTTCGACGAATACGAAGCTATTCGTTTGCTTGATTACGAAGGAATGAATCAGGAGCAGGCCGCAGAACAGATGAATGTATCCCGTCCTACATTGACGCGCATATACGAACAGGCCCGTAAAACAATAGCCAAGGCTTTTGTGGAAGGTAAAATGATAATGATTGAGGGAGGAGAAGTTCTGTTTGGCAGACCTTGGTTTCGGTGCAAACGCTGCTTTAAACTTGTTGATGGAATGGCAAATCATGTACATTGCAAAAACTGTACCTCTTTTAGTGAAGAAGAATTGACTCCAGTAAATAAAGAATAA
- a CDS encoding zinc ribbon domain-containing protein YjdM — protein MSEISNCPKCNMDNTYFDGTTNVCPDCSYEWSENEETASSDVAKDSNGAELTDGDSVTVIKDLKVKGSSMVIKRGTKVKSIRLTENHEEVDCKIDGSSIVLKTCFLKK, from the coding sequence ATGAGTGAAATTTCCAACTGTCCGAAGTGCAATATGGACAACACCTATTTTGATGGTACCACCAATGTGTGTCCCGATTGCAGTTATGAATGGTCTGAAAATGAAGAAACAGCTTCATCTGATGTCGCAAAAGATAGCAATGGGGCTGAATTAACGGATGGCGATTCCGTTACAGTAATTAAAGATTTAAAAGTTAAGGGCTCGTCGATGGTTATCAAACGAGGCACCAAGGTAAAGAGCATCCGGTTAACAGAAAACCATGAAGAAGTAGACTGTAAGATAGACGGTAGCAGCATCGTTTTAAAAACATGCTTCCTTAAAAAATAA